One genomic segment of Ricinus communis isolate WT05 ecotype wild-type chromosome 5, ASM1957865v1, whole genome shotgun sequence includes these proteins:
- the LOC125369998 gene encoding uncharacterized protein LOC125369998: MPRTRATAASAQEGEDEFSAQTAPPDPAHGTRRRGRPRAAAQPDQGEAQEVHGAGEIPVEAFVSSMTGMQRALEQLLAFQQQQAAQGAGSRASGSGIRNPDDVPMSEYTKLRPVEFDGTNLETLRTFG, encoded by the coding sequence ATGCCGAGAACCCGAGCGACTGCAGCATCGGCCCAGGAAGGCGAAGATGAGTTTTCTGCTCAGACGGCTCCTCCGGACCCAGCCCATGGTACCAGAAGGCGAGGTAGGCCTCGAGCAGCTGCCCAACCAGATCAGGGCGAGGCTCAGGAGGTACATGGTGCTGGTGAAATCCCAGTGGAGGCTTTTGTGTCTAGTATGACTGGGATGCAGAGGGCCCTAGAGCAGTTGCTAGCCTTTCAGCAGCAGCAGGCTGCTCAGGGTGCAGGAAGCCGTGCTAGTGGGTCCGGTATTAGGAATCCGGACGATGTCCCTATGTCTGAGTATACCAAGTTAAGACCTGTGGAGTTTGATGGGACAAATTTGGAGACCCTCCGGACTTTTGGATGA
- the LOC8263904 gene encoding F-box/FBD/LRR-repeat protein At1g78750, which yields MDNLPDDLVSRILSFLPIRDVTRCRTISSRFGELGNRILAQSITIDSRTVGADLRKRRKYCFNLNRQWTELLRERNMGTLNLFWEFSAAALVERRNAIRWINYAAALKAKVMIIHLQETLYLPPSVYKLESLEYLSLSKITMMRLYDNEVRFGSLEVLSLCHVRVTKSPLLGEWISANCPRLRELNVQFVEGVEVLNVSSTSLEKFCIANSIKDDLHRVDVSTERLRMMTVWLVTSPDTRQSTSLRIAAQNLESLTLYGDILDEYRLGNLNNLQEAYLYYNGCNSLINRIGRTVDQNLMEIVRGVSQARRIFSHESFIEPLIERGLLQQLATFGRAESFFLWIQSPNLPFRIIASFVEALLRPNLRMISITYTKFIVISPEGSFFRSQVTQMGTDLMQKIIRDELEIETDIEIDIDDDSDFISTVQISFQT from the exons ATGGATAATCTTCCTGACGATCTTGTGAGTCGCATTCTCTCTTTTCTACCAATAAGAGACGTAACTCGATGTAGAACCATATCCAGTAGATTTGGAGAGTTAGGCAACAGGATTCTTGCTCAAAGCATAACGATAGATTCAAGAACAGTAGGAGCCGATCTAAGAAAACGCCGtaaatattgttttaatttgaataGACAGTGGACGGAATTATTGCGAGAGAGGAATATGGGAACGTTAAATCTGTTCTGGGAGTTCAGTGCTGCAGCTCTTGTAGAAAGACGTAACGCAATCAGATGGATAAATTATGCTGCGGCTCTTAAAGCCAAAGTGATGATCATTCATCTTCAGGAAACTCTTTATCTGCCACCATCTGTCTATAAATTGGAATCGCTCGAGTATCTTTCTTTGAGTAAGATTACAATGATGCGATTGTATGACAATGAAGTTCGTTTTGGTTCACTTGAGGTCCTATCTTTATGCCACGTAAGAGTTACTAAATCCCCCTTGCTTGGAGAATGGATATCAGCAAATTGCCCCAGACTAAGGGAACTGAATGTTCAGTTTGTAGAAGGGGTAGAAGTTCTTAATGTTTCAAGCACATCCCTTGAAAAGTTTTGTATTGCTAACAGCATTAAAGATGATCTCCACAGAGTCGACGTTTCAACTGAGAGACTTAGGATGATGACTGTTTGGCTTGTGACTAGCCCGGATACTAGGCAATCTACTTCATTAAGAATCGCCGCGCAAAATCTTGAATCTTTAACTCTATATGGAGACATTCTTGATGAGTATCGATTAGGAAACTTAAACAATCTTCAGGAAGCTTATCTTTACTATAATGGGTGTAATTCATTGATAAATAGAATAGGCAGAACGGTGGATCAAAATCTGATGGAAATTGTTCGTGGCGTAAGTCAGGCTAGACGTATATTCTCACATGAATCTTTCATCGAG CCACTGATTGAAAGAGGACTGCTGCAGCAACTAGCAACATTTGGCAGAGCAGaatccttctttctttggATTCAGTCACCGAACCTCCCATTCCGAATAATTGCTTCGTTCGTTGAGGCATTATTACGGCCGAATCTGAGGATGATTAGCATTACGTATACCAAG TTCATAGTGATTTCGCCTGAGGGAAGTTTCTTTCGGAGTCAGGTAACCCAAATGGGTACAGATCTAATGCAGAAAATCATTCGTGATGAACTGGAGATCGAGACTGACATAGAGATAGACATAGATGATGATTCAGACTTCATTTCAACAGTACAGATATCCTTCCAAACATAG